TCCACTGCTGCCGTGGCCGCTGCACCGGGACTGACGGTGCCGGCCGGTGCCGTCGCCTCGCGCGAGGCGGCGCTGAAACTGCTCGAGGAGGCGGCCAAATACTTCCGCACCTACGAACCCCACACGCCACTTGCCCCCGGGCTGGAACGCCTGATTGCCTGGGGACGCATGACGGTTTCCGAGCTGATGACGGAGCTGCTGCCGGACGACCAGTCCCGCGCGATGTACTCCCAGCTCACCGGGGTCAAGCTGGATGGCTCGGATACCCAGCGCTATGTGGCCCCGCCGGCCGCTGCCAGCGCACCCGCGGCAGAGCCTGCCGCAGCTGCCTCCGCTCCGGCCGCAGCCGATAGCGGCTGGTCCGAAGCGCCGGCGGCCGAACCCGAACCCGCCTGGTAACAGATCTGTACAACGTAATTCCTAACTTGAGGAAAGGAGACCCGAGATGTCTGAAAGTATTCACAACAAGCTGAAGCGTGTGCGCAAGCCGCGCGTGCATATTACCTACGATGTTGAAACCAACGGTGCCGAAGTCAAGAAAGAACTGCCTTTTGTGGTCGGTGTTATGGGGGATTACTCCGGTGACAACGCGGAAAATCGCAAGGCGCTGAAAGAGCGCAAGTTCGTTCAGATCGATCGCGATAACTTCAACGATGTAATGGCCAAGGTGAATCCGAAGCTGAATATGCAGGTGGAAAATACCCTGAGCGATGATGGCAGCAAAATGGGTGTGGACCTGGACTTCAGGCACATGGACGATTTCTCACCGGAGAAAATTGTCGAGCAGGTGGAGCCTCTCAAGCAGTTGCTGGAAGCGCGCAGCAAACTGCGCGACCTGCTGAGCAAGGCCGACCGCTCCGAAGAGCTGGAAAAGGTCCTCGAAGATATTCTCAAGAGCACCGATAACGTCAGCGCGATATCCGAACAGCTGGGCCTCGGCGAAGAGAAAGGAGAGGACGCAGAATGAGCACCGAAGTTGAAAATGTAGCGGAAAGCGAAGAACAGGAACAATCGGTCAACCTGCTCGACCAGGCGATC
This region of Microbulbifer sp. SAOS-129_SWC genomic DNA includes:
- the tssB gene encoding type VI secretion system contractile sheath small subunit is translated as MSESIHNKLKRVRKPRVHITYDVETNGAEVKKELPFVVGVMGDYSGDNAENRKALKERKFVQIDRDNFNDVMAKVNPKLNMQVENTLSDDGSKMGVDLDFRHMDDFSPEKIVEQVEPLKQLLEARSKLRDLLSKADRSEELEKVLEDILKSTDNVSAISEQLGLGEEKGEDAE